One window of Phycisphaeraceae bacterium genomic DNA carries:
- a CDS encoding 16S rRNA (uracil(1498)-N(3))-methyltransferase — protein sequence MSMHRIILHAESPQSLAPGDCVAIGGDEAHHAIRVKRLGAGDVIEILDGRGTRARARIRETSKHGKSDWRLDAEVIEAKEEARPQVRLEVFAAAAKGDRLDEMLESLSQLGVDAFYPLLSDHAIVDPREAKLERLRRGALESMKQCGRAWPIEIGEPIEMKDAMKHVEGAFACVADASGAGTPEIPGTIARIAVFVGPEGGWSPREFEIFRARGWPFIRCAPHVLRVETAAIACATMLINHPSLRRYTVG from the coding sequence GTGTCCATGCACCGCATCATCCTGCACGCCGAGAGCCCGCAAAGCCTGGCTCCGGGCGATTGCGTGGCCATCGGGGGTGACGAGGCGCACCACGCGATCCGAGTGAAGCGGCTCGGTGCGGGTGACGTGATCGAAATCCTCGACGGAAGGGGAACGCGCGCCAGAGCGCGGATCCGCGAAACGAGCAAACACGGCAAATCCGATTGGCGGCTCGACGCCGAGGTGATCGAGGCCAAGGAGGAAGCGCGTCCGCAGGTGCGGCTCGAGGTCTTTGCCGCGGCAGCGAAGGGAGACCGGCTCGATGAGATGCTCGAGAGTCTCTCGCAGCTCGGCGTCGATGCGTTCTATCCCTTGTTGTCCGATCACGCGATTGTCGATCCGCGCGAGGCGAAACTCGAGCGGCTCCGGCGCGGCGCGCTCGAGAGCATGAAGCAGTGCGGGCGCGCGTGGCCGATCGAGATCGGCGAGCCGATCGAGATGAAGGACGCGATGAAGCATGTTGAGGGCGCGTTCGCGTGCGTGGCCGATGCGAGCGGCGCAGGTACACCGGAGATTCCGGGCACGATCGCACGCATCGCGGTGTTTGTCGGGCCCGAGGGCGGATGGAGCCCGCGGGAATTCGAAATCTTTCGTGCAAGAGGTTGGCCCTTCATTCGTTGCGCGCCGCATGTGCTGCGGGTCGAGACCGCGGCAATCGCGTGCGCGACGATGCTCATCAACCACCCTTCCCTTCGCCGGTACACTGTTGGTTGA